From Bradyrhizobium sp. sBnM-33:
GTTGGTCGATATGAGTGAGGCACGTGCCGGCAAACCGATGAATTCGCGACGTGTAATATGGAGCGCGCTCGCCGCAGTCGCACTTGTTGCCCTGATCGGCGGAGCCTGGATTTTCTCGCTGCCGCCGGCGCCTTCGACTGCGGCCCCGCCAGCGATCGCGCAAGACGAGCGCGATGCGATGGTCGCGGGGCTGAAGCCGCCGAAGCGGCAGCGGCCGCTGATCGCGATCATCGGGATCAACGATGCCACCGAGACCACCGACTATCTCATCCCTTATGGCATCCTCAAGCGCGCCGACGTCGCCGACGTCGTCGCGCTGGCGACGAAACCGGGTCCGGTGACGCTCTATCCGACGCTCAAGATCGAACCGCAGGCGACCGCCGCGGAATTTGATGTGCAGCATTCTGACGGCGCTGACTATGTCATCGTCCCCGCCATGAGCCGCGACGACGATCCCGAGGCGCTGCGATGGATCCAGAGCCAATCGGCCAAGGGCGCAATCGTGATCGGCGTCTGCGCCGGCGCCAAGGTGGTTGGCGATGCCGGGCTGCTGCACGACAAGCAGGCCACCACGCACTGGTATTTCGTCAAGGAGTTGCGCGGCAAGCATCCGACAATGCGTTATGTCGAAGACCGGCGGCTGGTGGTTGACAAGGGCGTGGCGACGACCACCGGGATCACGGCGTCGATGCCGATGTCGCTCACCCTGGTCGAGGCGATTTCCGGCCGCGACAAGGCGCGCGCCGTCGGCCGCGAGATCGGCCTTCCCGACTGGGATGCGCGCCATCAGAGCGATGCGTTCAAGTTCACGCGCCCGTTTGCGCTGACGGCCGTCCGCAACACGGCCGCGTTCTGGGCCCACGAGCAGCTCGGCATCGAGCTCAAACCTGGCGTCGACGAGGTGTCGCTGGCGCTCGTCACCGACGCATGGTCGCGGACCTATCGGTCGCACGCGCTGACGTTTGCCAGTGCTACCGGCGCGCAGCAGAGTCGCGGCGGCTTGCGGATACTTCCCGACCAGATCGCGGCGAACTGGCCCGCGGCGCGATTGCTTCCGACGAGCGAGAATCCGAAACCGGCGGAGGCGCTGGACCACGCGCTCGCGGGCATTGCTGCACGTTACGGAACAGATACCGCCGACTTCGTCGCGATGCAGTTGGAGTATCCGAAACGTCAAATGCCGTAAGGTGGGCAACGCGACTTGTCCGCCGTAGCTCGAAGAGCGAAGGCGGAAGCGTGCCCACCATAAGATCGAGAACATGGATAGATGGTGGGCACGGCGCTCACGCGCCTTTGCCCACCCTACGCTTCCCTCACCGCCAGGGCTCGACGATGATCTTGGTGTGCACTTCCGGGTTGGCGAGATCGGCGAAGGCCTTGGCGACGCCGTCGATGCCGACGGTGGCGGTGACCATCGACGCCGCATCCACCTGCCCTTCCGCGATCAGGCGGAGCGAATAGGCGAACTCCTCGGGCGTGTAGCCCAGCACGTACTGAACGTTGAGTTCCTTCATGATGCCGAGCATCGGCTCGAAGCGGTCGGTCTCCATGCAGACGCCGACCACGACGATGCGGGCATCGCGCGGCGCGCCCTCGAACACCTGTTGGATCAGGCCGGGCACGCCGACGCATTCGAAAATCAATGCTGGCTTCAGCGCCGGCAACAACGCCTGCAGCAGCGGGCGCGCCGTCTTTTCCTCCGACGACATCTGGGCGTGCTCGGCCCAGGTCGCGTAGGGCTGCGAGCGCGCCGGATCGACGACGACGTCGGCGCCGAGCTTCTCGGCGAGCGCGCGGCGTGCCGGCGAGTAATCCGCAGCAATGATCGGGTGCAATCCCCTGATCTTCAGCGCCGCGATGACGGCGAGCCCGACCGGGCCGCAGCCGATCACCAGCGGCACCTCGTCGCCTCTGATGTTGGCTTTCGCGACGGCGTGTACACCAACGGCCAGAGGCTCGGTCAGTGCGGCGTGTTGGGCGGCAAGGCCATTCGGGACTTCGAGCAACAAGGCTTCGCTGAGCAGCAGGCGCTCGGCATAGGCGCCGACATTATCGTTGGAATAGCCGATGCCCTTCGGGCCTTCCGGGCTCAGCAGCGCCGGCAGCGAGCAAACCTTGGTGCCCGCCTTGAACTTGCCCGTGGTGCCAGGACCATAGTCCAGTACCTCGCAGCAGAATTCATGGCCGAACACGACGTCGCGCGAAAGGTCCATCGGCTTGCGGCCGGGGAAATGTTTCGCCAGCTCCACCATGCGGTGCGCATGCTTGCGCGCGTGCAGGTCGGAGCCGCAGATGCCGCAGGCCAGCGACTTCACCAGCACCTGCCCGGCACCGGGTTTCGGCTCCGGCATCTCGTCGACGACAATTTCCCCGTTGCGGAAAATGGCTGCGCGCACGAAGGATCCTCCCGGTGATTTTTGCTCACCTTAGAGTATTATCGGCTCTGATTGAAATCAGAACCGATGCGCCAGGAATTGGTGCCTTCTTGTCGGCGGCCCGGATCAGGCGTTCGGCGACGACTCGCCCGAGACGGTCAGAAGCTGCGACCGGCGGACCCGCTCGCGATGGGCGGTGTAGAGACCTGAGGCCACGATGAAGGCGGCGCCGGTGATGGTGTAGGCATCCGGGACTTCGCCGAAGATGAAGAAGCCGAGCAGGCTGACCCACAGCAATTGCGTGTAGGAGAACGGCGCCAACACGGAGGCGTCGGCGTAGCGGAACGCCAGCACCACGATCCACTGCCCCGCGGTCGAGGCAACGCCGATCAGGATACCGAAGGCGATGTCGTGCCAGGTCGGCGTCACCCAGACGAACGGCACCAGCGCGGAAAGAATGAGAAGGCCCGCGATCGACGAATAGGTCATGGTGGTGATGGCGCGCTCGGTGCCGCTCATCATCCGCGTCATGATCAGCGTGCAGGCCCAGGCCAGCGCCGAGACCAACGGAAAGAACGCCGCGGGGTGAAACGCGCCGGTGCCGGGACGCAGGATGATCAGCACGCCGACCAGGCCGACGCCGGTCGCGATCCAGCGGCGCAAGCCGACCTTCTCGCCGAGAAAGATGATCGACAACGCGGTGACGAACAGCGGCGCGACGAAGCCGGTGGCGGAGGCCTCCGCAATGGGAAGAAACCGCAGGCCGGAGATGAAGAACAGCGACGAGCCCAACAGCGCCGCGCCGCGCAGCAGATGCAGGCCGCGGCGTTTGGTCTGCAGCGCGTACAGCGGGGAACCCGGCAGCATCGCCGGCGTCATGATCATCGCGAACACCAGGAAGCGGATCCAGGCGATCTCGATCGAGGGCAGCGTCGCCGACAGATATTTCGCCGTCACGTCGGAAGTACCGAGAAAAATCGTCGAGGCCAGCACCAGCGCGATGCCCTTGAACGGCCGATCGGCGCGCGCAGGCGCCTTGCGGACGGTGGAGTTCTTTTCGGGCAAAGGCAGATGGGCGCTGTCCAGCCTCGCGGCTGCGGCGGGGGGCGGTGTCACGGCAATCTCGAAGGCAGCAATTTTCGAATCGGGCGAGGTTGTAAAAAACACCAATTCGCCCGGCGCGACTAGGTCCGAAAACAGGATGCGGATATGCGCAGACGGCGCGATGGCAATATTTTGTTAAGGACCGTGTTCCGCGGCGCAGTGATCGCGTCGATGATGGCCGCACGCTCTTCTTCAACCTCGCCCCACTTGCGGGGAGAGGTCGGATTGCGAAGCAATCCGGGTGAGGGGATACAGGTCTATCAACAAGCCGCAGCATTCGCGGTGAGAGCCCCTCACCTCGACCCTCTCCCCGCGAAGGGCGGGGAGAGGGAGAGGCTAGAGCATCGGCAGGCCCCGCGGTTTGGGCCCGCGCGGAAAGGCCTTATCGAGCGCGGCGATCTCCGCATCGCTCAGCTTCAGATCGCTGGCGGCGGCGTTCTCGGCGGCGTGTTCCGCGCTTGAGGCTTTCGGAATTGCGAGCACCGAAGCCGTGCGCGTGAGAAACGCCAGCGCGACTTGGCGCGGGGTTGCCTTGTGCGCGTCCGCGATCGCCTGCAGCACCTCGCCGCCCTTTTTGCGCGGCGACGGAAAGGCATCGTGGCCGAACGGCGAATAGGCGACGACGGCGACGCCATGCTTCTCGCACCACGGAATCACGGCGTGCTCGATCGCGCGTTCCTGCAGATGATAGAGCACCTGGTTGCAGGCGACCTTGCCCTCGCCTGCGACATCGAGCAGTTCGTCGAGATCATCTGAATCGAAATTGCTGACGCCCCAGGACCGGATCTTTCCGCTTCTCACCAGTTCCTCGAACGCCGCCACCGTCTCCTCGAACGGATAGGAGCCGCGCCAGTGCAGGAGATAGCAGTCGAGATGATCCGTCCTCAGCCGCTTCAGCGAGCGCTCGCAGGCGGTGATGGTGCCGCGGCGCGAGGCGTTGCTCGGCAACACTTTTGAGACCAGGAAGAGTTTTTCGCGCGGCAGTCCCGCGATCGCGTCAGCGATCACGGGTTCCGCATCGCCATACATTTCGGCGGTATCTATATGGGTCATGCCGGCTTCGATGCCGCGGCGGAGTGCTGCGATCGCCGCCTTCCGGTCGCTGCGGTCGAGATACCAGGTGCCTTGCCCGATCACGGAGACTGCCGGGTTATTGGTGCCGAATTTTCTGGTTTGCAAGTTCGCCTCGTCTGAACAATTCGCGTGAGGCGATTCTAGACGACCATGCCGTGAAAGTCTCTCGGAACCCTCACGCCGTCATCACCCGCGAAAACGGGTGATCCAGTATTCCAGAGACGGCTATGTTCAATCGATGGGCCGCGGCGCGCTGGATCGCCCCGTCAAGCCGGGCGATGACAGCGGGGACGATGCAGGTTCAATAATTACTCGCCGTTACCTCGTTCGGGATCCCTTCGATCGGGCATTCGTCGGTGCCGACCGTTGGTCGCGTCATCGCCTCGACCATTTCGCGCGTCCCTTCGGGATCGGCGACCCACTTCGCATAGAAATCGTAGGGACAGGCCGCGACGCCGCGCGCGCCTTCGCCGGAATTGATCATGCCGGTATAGCCGCGGTGCAGCAGCTTGAAGAGATGGTTCTGCGACTGGCCGTTGCGGCGCGCGTCGCGGATCAGGCTCTTCGATAATCCCGCGTACTGAATGCCGTACTCTTCCTCTCCGGTCTCGCCGAGCGTACGGCCGTCGAAGCCGATGATTGCGGAGTGACCGAAATAGGAGTAGACGCCGTCAAAGCCTGCAGCGTTGGCGACCGCGACATAGACATTGTTGGCCCAGGCCATCGCCTTGGAAATCAGGATCTGCTGTTCCTTGGCGGGATACATGTAACCCTGGCAGCGCACGATCAACTCGGCGCCCTTCATGGCGCAGTCGCGCCAGATCTCCGGAAAGTTGCCGTCATCGCAAATGATCAGGCTGACCTTGAGGCCTTTCGGGCCATCGGAGACATAGGTGCAATTGCCGGGATACCAGCCTTCGATCGGCACCCACGGCATGATCTTGCGGTATTTCTGGATGATCTCGCCCTTGTCGTTCATCAGGATCAGGGTGTTATACGGCGCCTTGTGCGGGTGCTCCTCGTGGCGCTCGCCGGTGAGCGAGAACACGCCCCAGACTTTTGCCTTGCGGCAGGCGGCAGCGAAAATTTCCGTCTCATCGCCAGGGACCTGCGAGGCGGTCTCGTACATCTCCTTGGAGTCGTACATGATGCCGTGGGTGGAATATTCCGGGAAGATCACGAGATCCATGCCCGGCAGGCCGAGCTTCATGCCCACGATCATGTCGGCGATCTTGCGCGCGTTATCGAGTACCTCGGCCTTGGTGTGCAGCCGTGGCATTTTGTAATTGACGACGGCGACGCCGACCGTGTCGTTGCTGGAGGAAATGTCACCGTGGAGCATTGGATCGCCTCTTGTTCTGGTTTGGGTTTTCAGGGATCGCTAGAGCATGATGATTTTGGTTGGATGAGTTTAGCCGCGGACGCGCTTTACCTCTCCCGCTTGCGGGGGAGGTCGGCGCGAAGCGCCGGGTGGGGGCTCTCTCCACTCGGGCAGTGTCGCCCGCGGAGACACCCCCACCCCAACCCTCCCCCGCAAGCGGGAGAGGGAGCGCACCTTCTTCGTGGTCGCAATCAAATCTAATTTCATCATGCTTTAGTGGCTGATCATCCAGGGTCGCGCGGTCGGAAAGCCTTTGGCGCCGCTCTTCGTCCTGGTCATGAGCCGGGCCGGTTTCTTCTTGCCGGTTGAACAGCAACCGCAGCCGGGACCATGCGAAGTCTTGTATTCCGCTGATGTCTTCGGCGCATTCGCGCTGCGCTCGTTGGTGGCAATCGCTTTCCGCTTGTCCGATGGCATGCAGAAGAACGCCGGCGCGGTCAGGATCACGCGCGGCGATTCGTTTTCGCAATTCGGGCAGTCCTGCGGATCGTCGCATTCGGCCATCGGCCGCATGTCCGTGAACGGGCCGCAATGGTTGCAGAGATATTCGTAGACGGGCATTTGCTTTGCTCGCGCTAATATTAGAAGAGAATTTCGCGATGACGGATGCGGGGCGGCGTGACACGCGGCGCCGTCCCGCATCCTTCTCGCGCGGAGATCACTTGTCCGGCGAGATCGGCATCTGGATGTCGCCGGTGATGTGTTTGATCGGCCCGGCCGATGAGGGCATGATGTCGAAGTCAAAAATCTCCGTCGGCAGCCACAGCGTGGCGCAGGCGTTCGGCACGTCGACCACGCCGGAGATGTGGCCCTGGCACGGCGCGGTGCCGAGGATCGAATAGGCCTGCGCGCCGGAATAACCGAACTTCTTCAGATATTCGATCGCGTTCAAACACGCCTGGCGATAGGCGATGTGGACGTCGAGGTAATGCTGCTTGCCGGCCTCGTCGACCGAGATGCCCTCGAAGATCAGATAGTCCTTGTAGTTCGGCGTGATCGGCGACGGCTTGAACACGGGATTCTTGATCCCGTATTTGGCGACGCCATCCTTGATGATATCGACCTTCAGATGCAGCCAGCCGGCCATTTCGATGGCACCGCAGAACGTGATCTCGCCGTCGCCCTGGCTGAAGTGCAAATCACCCATCGAGAGCCCGCCGCCCGGCACATAGACCGGGAAGAAGATTTTCGAGCCGCGCGACAGATCCTTGATGTCGCAATTACCGCCATGCTCACGCGGCGGCACGGTGCGAGCGCCTTCCGCGCCGACCTTGGCCTTGGCGTCGCCCTTGGCGCGGCCGGCATGCGCGGTCGCGGCGAACGGCGGATTGGCGAGGCCCGGCACACGTGTCGGGTTGGTCGCGATCAGCGCCGTCTCGCGCTCGTTCCAGGTCGCCAGCAATTTCGGGTCCGGCAGACAGCCGATCAGGCCGGGATGGATCAGGCCTGCAAAGTTCACGCCCGGGATATGGCGCGACGAGGTGTAGAGACCCTTGATGTCCCAGATCGATTTCTGCGCCAGCGGGAAATGGTCGGTCAGGAAGCCGCCGCCGTTCTGCTTGGAGAAGAAGCCGTTAAAGCCCCAGAGACTCTCCTTCAGCGGACCGACGTCGAGCAAGTCGACCACCAAGAGATCACCGGGCTCGGCGCCCTTGACGCCGATCGGGCCGGACAGGAAGTGCACGATCGAGAGGTCGATGTCCCGGACGTCATCAGCGGAATCGTTGTTCTTGATGAAACCGCCGGTCCAGTCATAGGTCTCGATGATGAAATCGTCGCCCGGATTGACCCACGCGACGATCGGAATATCGGGATGCCAGCGGTTGTGAATCATGTCGTTGTCGTAGGCCGATTTCGAAAGATCGACCTTGATCAGTGTCTCTGGCATCGATAGCTCCCCTTTTAGACAGCACGGTTTGCGGGTTTACACGGACAGGAATTTCGAGACTTGCGCGGCATCGACGCTGTCGCGCGGCTCGTCGCGGACGATCTCGCCGTTCTCGATGACCAGCACGCGGTCGGCAATGTCGAGCGCAAAGCTCAACACCTGTTCGGAGACTACGATCGACAGGCCGCGCTCGTCGCGGATGCGCTTCAGGGTGCGCGCCATGTCCTTGATGATCGACGGCTGGATACCCTCGGTCGGTTCGTCCAGCAGCAGCACTTTTGGCTTGGTGGCGAGCGCGCGGGCGATCGCGAGCTGCTGTTGCTGGCCGCCGGAAAGATTGCCGCCGCGGCGGCCTTTCATCTCCAGCAGCACCGGGAATAATTCGTAGATGTCCTCGGGCACCTCCGAGCCGCCCGACACCACGAGGCCGGTCTCGATGTTCTCCTTCACCGTCATGGTCGAAAAGATCATGCGGCCCTGCGGCACGTAGGCGAGACCCTTGGCGACGCGCTCGTAGCTCGGCAGCGTGCTGAGCTCGGTGCCTTCCATGCTCACCGAGCCGCTCTTGGACGGCACGATGCCCATCAGCGACTTCATCAGCGTGGTCTTGCCCATGCCGTTGCGGCCCATGATCGCAACGATCTCGTTGGGCGCGACGGATACATCGAGCCCGTGCAGCACTTCGCTCTGGCCGTAGGCGACGTGAAGATTCGAAATAGCCAGCATGAACGTGCTCCCTTTAGTTCCTGCGCATGATCTTGTCCGGAAACCGGACGCCACTTTCCGGGATCATGTGCTAATGTCCCAGGTAAACTTCGATCACTTTCGGATCGTTCTTCACCTTCTCCATCGTGCCCTCCGACAGGATCTGGCCCTGGTGCAGCACCGTGACCTTGTGGGCGATGTCCTCGACGAATTTCATGTCGTGCTCGATGACGAGCACTGAGCGATCCTTGATGATGCGGTTCAAGAGCTCGGCGGTCTTGGCGCGCTCGCTGACGCTCATGCCGGCGACCGGCTCGTCGAGCATCAGGAGTTCCGGATCCTGGATCAGCAGCATGCCGATCTCGAGCCATTGCTTCTGACCGTGGCTGAGCTGATCGGCATAGGTGTCGAGACGATCCTTCAGGAAGATCATCTCGGCGACTTCCTCGATGCGCTGTTTGACGGCATCATCGCGCTGGAAGGCGAGTGAGCCGAACACGGTGCGGCCGCGTGGATAGGAAATCTCCAGGTTCTCGAACACCGTCAGATCCTCGAACACTGACGGGGTCTGAAACTTGCGCCCCACGCCAGTCTGCACGATCTGGTTCTCCTTCAGCTTCGTCAGCTCCTTGCCGCGAAACTGGATCGAGCCTGAGGTCGCCTTGGTCTTTCCGCAGATCAGGTCGAGCACCGTGGTCTTTCCGGCGCCGTTGGGGCCGATGATGACGCGGATCTCGTTCTCCTCGACATAGAAGGAAAGATTGTTCACCGCCTTGAAGCCGTCGAAGGACACCGTGAGGGCCTCGACCGCGAGCAGGAAGGGTTTGGGCTGGTGACCGATGAGCATGATCTATCTCCTCATTTCGCCAGTGTGGCATCGGCAACCGAGATGACCGATGAGCATGTCTGCCTCCTCACTCTGCCGGTGCACCGTCGGCGACGGAATTGCCGGTCCACGCGCCCGACTTTGATTTGCGCCATGCCAACAGCCGATCGATACGCGGCTGAACGTAATCAGCCCAGAGTCCCGACAGACCGTTCGGGAAGGCCAGCACGACCGCGATGAACAGCGCGCCGAGGCCGAACAACCAAAGCTGCGGGAATGATTCCGAAAGGCTGGTTTTGGCAAAATTTACCAGCAGCGCTCCCCACACCGCGCCGAAAATCGACATCCGGCCGCCGACTGCGGTGTAGATCACCATTTCGATCGACGGCACGATGCCGACAAAGGACGGCGACATGAACCCGACATTGAGCGCAAACATGGCGCCCCCTATCGCGGCGAAGATCGCAGCCATGCAGAAGGCGAAAATCTTGAAGTTGGCGACGCTGTAGCCGGAGAAGCGGACGCGATCTTCCTGCTCGCGCATCGCCACCAGGATGCGGCCAAGCTTTGTCAGCCGGATGAACTGCGCGATGAGGATGCAGCCGAACAGCAGGAACACTTCAAAGAAATAAAGGATGACCTTGGCGTGGTCCGGCCTGATGTCCCATCCCTTCAGCGTACGCAGGTCGGTCATGCCGTTGATGCCGCCGGTGTAGCCCTGCTGCCCGACGATCAGAATGGTCAGGATGGCGGCGACGGCCTGGGTGATGATCGCGAAATAGGTGCCGCCGACACGGCGCTTGAACATCGCCGTGCCGATGATCAGGGCGAAGAGGCCTGGGACCAGGATGATGGCGAGAACGGTGAAGGTGAGACTGTGGAATGGCTGCCAGAACAGCGGCAGCGCAGTGATCTGATTCCAGTCCATGAAATCCGGAATGCCGGGCGTGGACTGGATCTTGGTGTTCTCCACGCTCGATGCCTCCAGCTTGAGGAACATCGCCATGCAGTAGCCGCCGAGGCCGAAGAACACGCCCTGCCCCAGGCTCAGGATGCCGCCATATCCCCAGCACAGCACGAGGCCGATCGCGACAAAGGCGTAAGTCAGATACTTCGCGACCAGGTTGAGACGGAACACATCCAGCGACAGCGGCAGGATCACGAACAGGACCAGACCCAGTGCAACGAAACCAATGAGCTCGGATCGATTGAAGAAGCGCGAGTTGATGATCATGACCGTGCCTGCTTTCGCTATTTGCGGACCTTGAGGGCGAACAGCCCCTGCGGCCGCAGCATCAGAATTCCGACGACGGCGAGAAGCGTGAGCACCTTGGCCATCGAGCCCGACATGAAGAACTCCAGCGTCGACTGGGTCTGCGAGATCGAGAAGGCGGAAGCGATGGTGCCGAGCAGGCTAGCGGCGCCGCCGAACACGACCACCAGGAAGGTATCGACGATATAGAGCTGGCCTGACGTGGGCCCGGTCGAACCGATCATGGTGAACGCGCTTCCGGCGATGCCGGCGATCCCGCAACCGAGGCCGTAGGTGTAGCGATCAACTTTTTCGGTATTGATGCCGACGGCCCCGGCCATGATCCGGTTCTGCACGACCGCGCGGACCTGACGGCCCCAGCGCGACTTGTAAATGACGTAAGCGACCGCGCACGTGATCGAAACGGTGAGGCCCATCACGAAGATGCCGTTGATCGGCACCTCGATGCTGTCGGTCACCTTGAGCGAGCCCAGCATCCACTGCGGCAGCTCGACGCCGACTTCGCGCGCGCCGAAGACAGAGCGATAGGCCTGCTGCAGTATCAGGCTGAGGCCCCATGTGGCGAGCAGCGTGTCGAGCGGGCGCTTGTAGAGATGACGGATCAGCACCCACTCCACCACCATTCCAAGCGCGCCGGAGGCGAGGAAGGCCAGCATCATCGCGAGAAAGAAATAGCCGCTGAAAAGACCTGGCAGATAGCTCTGGAATAAGTTCGACGTCATCCAGGTGACGTAGGCCCCTAGGATCATGAACTCGCCATGCGCCATGTTGATGACGCCCATCTGGCCGAAGATGATGGCAAGTCCGAGCGCCATCAACACGTAGACGGAAAACAGGATCAGGCCCGCAAAGCCCTGCATGACGAAGATGGAGCCCAGGTCGCCAATCGAATAGTCGCCGAACATCTGACTTCTCCGCCGGAGGAAGGTCCCGCGTCGCGAGAGAATTCGCGACGCGGGGTCGTCAAGCGCGGATTGACGGTCCACGCCAGGGAGCGGTTGAAAAGTTGCGGGAAGGCTCCGCGCTTATTGGTAGCCCTTCGGGAACGGATCGGGCTCGATCAGGTCGGCGGTCTCGAAGATCAGCTCGAACTGACCATCGAGCTTGGCGCGCCCGACGCGGGTCTTCGACCAGAGGTGATGGTTTTCATGGATGCGCACGTAGCCTTCGGGCGCCTGCTTGAATTCCACGCCGGGCGAAGCGGCTGCGATCTTGTCGACGTCGAAGCTGCCGGCCTTCTCGCAGGTTAACTTCCACAGCCACGGGCCGAGATAGCCGGCCTGCGTCACGTCGCCGATCACGGTCTTCTCGCCCCACATCTTCTTGAAGGCGGGAACGAACGTCTTGTTGTTGGCATTGTCGAGCGACTGGAAGTACTTCATGCAGGCATAGGCGCCCGCGATGTTCTCGCCACCGATGCCGTCGATCTCGTCTTCGGTCACCGAAATCGTCAAGAGCGCCTGTTTCGACAGGTCGACGCCGGCCGCCTTAAGCTGCTTGTAGAAGGCGACGTTGGAGCCGCCGACCACGTCGGTGAAGATGACATCGGGCTTGGTCAGCTTGATCTTGTTGATCACTGAATTGAACTGGGTGCTGCCGAGCGCGTAATATTCTTCGCCGACCACCTTGCCCTTCAGCACGTTCTCGACGTGCTTGCGCGCGATCTTGTTTGAGGTGCGCGGCCAGATGTAGTCCGAACCGATGAAGAAGAACGATTTGGCGCCCTTCTCCTTGGCGATCCAGTTCAACCCGGCGAGGATCTGCTGGGTCGCTTCCTGGCCGGTGTAGATGACGTTCTTGGATTGCTCGAGACCTTCATAGAAGGTCGGATAGTACAGCATGCCATTGTACTGCTCGACCACCGGCAGCACCGCCTTGCGCGAGGCTGAAGTCCAGCAGCCCATGATCGCCGCGACCTTGTCGTTGACGAGCAGCTTCTTGGCTTTTTCCGCAAACGTCGGCCAGTCGCTGGCGCCGTCTTCCTGGATGAACTTGATCTTGCGCCCGAGCACGCCGCCGGCGGCATTGATCTGCTCGATCGCGAGCTTTTCGGCCTGAATCGAACCCGTCTCCGAGATCGCCATCGTGCCGGTGGCCGAGTGCAGGATGCCGACGGTGACCTCCGTATCGGTGACCGCGAGACCCGTGGTGTTGACGGTGGCGGTTGCGGGACCTGCCCCGAATGAGGGCCGAGGAAGGATCGAAACGAGCGGCAGCGCCGCCGCGCCCATCAGCAGTTTGCGGCGAAGCGGAGACTGCAGGCCCCTGTTTGGTTCGTCTGACATGAGCACCCCATTTTTGTTCGAGAACGCTTATTGGTCAGGCGAGGATTGCCCAGAATTGTGCACTGCACAGATACGTGGGATTGCGTATACTGCACCGCAAAATAGCGACGTAGGTTTCTGGTACGGAGTTTGCTGGGCCAAGCGGGTCGGTCGAACTGGGCAGGAGTTGCAGGTGGCAGGGCGGCAGCGGATAGACCGCGTAAG
This genomic window contains:
- the urtD gene encoding urea ABC transporter ATP-binding protein UrtD, whose translation is MLIGHQPKPFLLAVEALTVSFDGFKAVNNLSFYVEENEIRVIIGPNGAGKTTVLDLICGKTKATSGSIQFRGKELTKLKENQIVQTGVGRKFQTPSVFEDLTVFENLEISYPRGRTVFGSLAFQRDDAVKQRIEEVAEMIFLKDRLDTYADQLSHGQKQWLEIGMLLIQDPELLMLDEPVAGMSVSERAKTAELLNRIIKDRSVLVIEHDMKFVEDIAHKVTVLHQGQILSEGTMEKVKNDPKVIEVYLGH
- the urtC gene encoding urea ABC transporter permease subunit UrtC, which translates into the protein MIINSRFFNRSELIGFVALGLVLFVILPLSLDVFRLNLVAKYLTYAFVAIGLVLCWGYGGILSLGQGVFFGLGGYCMAMFLKLEASSVENTKIQSTPGIPDFMDWNQITALPLFWQPFHSLTFTVLAIILVPGLFALIIGTAMFKRRVGGTYFAIITQAVAAILTILIVGQQGYTGGINGMTDLRTLKGWDIRPDHAKVILYFFEVFLLFGCILIAQFIRLTKLGRILVAMREQEDRVRFSGYSVANFKIFAFCMAAIFAAIGGAMFALNVGFMSPSFVGIVPSIEMVIYTAVGGRMSIFGAVWGALLVNFAKTSLSESFPQLWLFGLGALFIAVVLAFPNGLSGLWADYVQPRIDRLLAWRKSKSGAWTGNSVADGAPAE
- the urtB gene encoding urea ABC transporter permease subunit UrtB; protein product: MFGDYSIGDLGSIFVMQGFAGLILFSVYVLMALGLAIIFGQMGVINMAHGEFMILGAYVTWMTSNLFQSYLPGLFSGYFFLAMMLAFLASGALGMVVEWVLIRHLYKRPLDTLLATWGLSLILQQAYRSVFGAREVGVELPQWMLGSLKVTDSIEVPINGIFVMGLTVSITCAVAYVIYKSRWGRQVRAVVQNRIMAGAVGINTEKVDRYTYGLGCGIAGIAGSAFTMIGSTGPTSGQLYIVDTFLVVVFGGAASLLGTIASAFSISQTQSTLEFFMSGSMAKVLTLLAVVGILMLRPQGLFALKVRK
- the urtA gene encoding urea ABC transporter substrate-binding protein codes for the protein MSDEPNRGLQSPLRRKLLMGAAALPLVSILPRPSFGAGPATATVNTTGLAVTDTEVTVGILHSATGTMAISETGSIQAEKLAIEQINAAGGVLGRKIKFIQEDGASDWPTFAEKAKKLLVNDKVAAIMGCWTSASRKAVLPVVEQYNGMLYYPTFYEGLEQSKNVIYTGQEATQQILAGLNWIAKEKGAKSFFFIGSDYIWPRTSNKIARKHVENVLKGKVVGEEYYALGSTQFNSVINKIKLTKPDVIFTDVVGGSNVAFYKQLKAAGVDLSKQALLTISVTEDEIDGIGGENIAGAYACMKYFQSLDNANNKTFVPAFKKMWGEKTVIGDVTQAGYLGPWLWKLTCEKAGSFDVDKIAAASPGVEFKQAPEGYVRIHENHHLWSKTRVGRAKLDGQFELIFETADLIEPDPFPKGYQ